The Dioscorea cayenensis subsp. rotundata cultivar TDr96_F1 chromosome 7, TDr96_F1_v2_PseudoChromosome.rev07_lg8_w22 25.fasta, whole genome shotgun sequence genome includes a region encoding these proteins:
- the LOC120265041 gene encoding uncharacterized protein LOC120265041 yields the protein IFLCASIPCPGCPYSCVERAPHAFSFVPENGTAHASSQGHNEDYLVHLAVGQCPRRCIYYVTPSQRAVLEELMQSIINAPFDPAEVALLESLISKANFENNRYQKPKRKPKVSTEVVDWF from the exons atatttttatgtgcTTCAATTCCTTGTCCAGGATGCCCATATTCGTGTGTTGAGAGAGCACCTCATGCTTTCTCATTTGTTCCTGAAAATGGCACTGCTCACGCATCATCGCAGG GTCACAACGAAGATTATCTCGTCCACCTTGCTGTTGGACAGTGTCCCAGGAGATGTATTTACTACGTCACTCCCTCTCAAAGAGCTGTTCTCGAGGAGCTGATGCAGAG TATCATTAATGCCCCTTTCGATCCAGCTGAAGTAGCCCTACTGGAGTCTCTCATTTCAAAAGCCAATTTTGAGAATAACAGGTATCAGAagccaaaaagaaaaccaaaggtGTCAACAGAGGTGGTTGATTGGTTCTGA